A single genomic interval of Pyrobaculum arsenaticum DSM 13514 harbors:
- a CDS encoding phosphoadenosine phosphosulfate reductase family protein encodes MLWWCEDLNLPVFEPKNVAGRCERFVEVKMTQPADPRPAFPADIDITRGAIADELGDWELAEALVPMDEVVLLNKIPGYADQADEVIVRGRLVGHRFYDVFEGRWRFRPLYEGVATILHERRGYWAVVDMAELPQGYDIHPDKIVEGRLPEERYRHVAVSTADGKTHGVAKLFRGRRLHVVKSWRAKPPLLPGRPSTLAEAAELNREHIERRAQEAVEFIKAVAEKYKKPVVVSYSGGKDSLVALDLTARSGLKFYVYFNDTGLEPPETYENLKAVEERYGVEVIVGAAGQRFWEAMEKFGPPARDYRWCCKVIKLGPTTEALKSRFPQGYISVVGQRGAESFVRAKTPRVSPSKWVAGSVVAAPLQEWTALEVWLYIFLHKLPYNRAYERGFDRLGCVVCPANEMAELVLVKEAYPEIYGKMEVALRRWHTEEEVKWGLWRWRGKIPGDVARWVKREEGAPLPVRITAKGQSLELEIDAEPNAETMRELLKMVGRPEGDLLRTKKGLVEIRGAGGRWSIRAPDGKTALDVAALVVRSAICGDCDLCVHWCPTGALRRIGPGRSFKVDEGRCIGCLLCSSACPAAQYLVYRNET; translated from the coding sequence GTGCTCTGGTGGTGCGAGGACCTCAATCTTCCCGTGTTCGAGCCGAAAAACGTAGCCGGGAGATGCGAGAGGTTTGTGGAGGTCAAAATGACACAGCCTGCCGACCCCAGGCCGGCGTTTCCCGCCGACATCGACATTACGAGAGGGGCCATCGCCGACGAGTTGGGCGACTGGGAGCTGGCGGAGGCGCTGGTGCCCATGGACGAGGTAGTCTTGCTGAACAAGATACCGGGGTACGCCGACCAGGCAGACGAAGTAATCGTCAGGGGGAGGCTGGTAGGCCACAGGTTCTACGACGTGTTTGAGGGGCGGTGGAGGTTTAGGCCGCTGTACGAAGGCGTAGCCACAATACTCCACGAGAGGAGGGGCTACTGGGCCGTGGTGGACATGGCCGAGCTCCCGCAGGGCTACGACATACACCCGGACAAAATAGTGGAGGGGAGGCTCCCAGAGGAGAGGTACCGCCACGTGGCCGTCTCTACAGCCGATGGCAAGACCCACGGCGTCGCCAAGCTCTTCAGAGGGAGAAGACTCCACGTGGTTAAGTCGTGGCGGGCCAAGCCGCCGTTGCTACCCGGGCGCCCCTCCACTCTGGCCGAGGCAGCTGAGCTCAACAGAGAACACATCGAGCGCCGCGCCCAGGAGGCGGTGGAGTTCATAAAAGCGGTGGCCGAGAAATACAAGAAGCCGGTAGTGGTTTCCTACTCCGGCGGTAAGGACAGCCTAGTGGCGCTGGATCTAACGGCGAGGAGCGGCTTGAAGTTCTACGTCTACTTCAACGACACGGGGCTAGAGCCGCCGGAGACTTACGAAAACTTAAAGGCTGTGGAGGAGAGGTACGGCGTCGAAGTCATTGTGGGAGCCGCTGGACAGCGGTTCTGGGAGGCCATGGAGAAGTTCGGCCCCCCCGCCAGGGACTACAGGTGGTGTTGCAAGGTGATCAAGCTGGGGCCGACCACTGAGGCCCTTAAGTCGAGATTCCCCCAGGGCTACATAAGCGTGGTGGGGCAGAGGGGGGCTGAGTCCTTTGTAAGGGCAAAGACGCCGAGGGTCTCGCCTAGCAAGTGGGTGGCAGGCTCGGTGGTGGCGGCGCCTTTGCAGGAGTGGACAGCGCTGGAGGTGTGGCTCTACATCTTTCTGCACAAGCTCCCCTACAACCGGGCCTACGAGAGGGGCTTCGACAGGCTGGGTTGCGTTGTCTGCCCCGCCAACGAGATGGCGGAGCTGGTCCTCGTGAAGGAGGCCTACCCAGAGATCTACGGCAAGATGGAGGTAGCACTGAGGAGGTGGCACACCGAGGAGGAGGTCAAGTGGGGCTTGTGGAGGTGGCGCGGCAAGATTCCAGGCGACGTCGCGAGGTGGGTGAAGAGGGAGGAGGGGGCCCCGCTCCCCGTCCGCATTACCGCCAAGGGCCAGTCGCTGGAGCTTGAAATAGACGCCGAGCCTAACGCCGAGACGATGAGGGAGCTTTTAAAGATGGTGGGGAGGCCCGAGGGGGATCTTCTACGCACTAAGAAGGGGCTGGTGGAAATAAGGGGGGCCGGGGGGCGTTGGTCTATCCGGGCGCCCGACGGGAAGACCGCCCTAGACGTGGCGGCTCTCGTCGTGAGGTCCGCCATCTGCGGCGACTGCGACCTCTGCGTCCACTGGTGCCCCACTGGTGCGTTGAGGAGGATCGGCCCCGGCCGCTCTTTTAAGGTGGATGAGGGGAGGTGCATAGGCTGTCTGTTGTGTAGCTCGGCGTGTCCCGCCGCACAGTACCTAGTGTATAGAAATGAGACCTAG
- a CDS encoding archaemetzincin family Zn-dependent metalloprotease, whose translation MRPRLTVVAPPSVETVVIPEFDVVWLVKELDASRYVDPLRGQCRADAVVKALSRSVNTPTVFIMECDGYYPGLNFVFGLAVPHLKTAVVFTARLRGPQFRERLVKEITHEAGHLYGLGHCGDPSCVMYFSNSIYDTDRKSAFFCERCRRRLYAFFR comes from the coding sequence ATGAGACCTAGGCTCACTGTTGTGGCCCCACCTTCCGTTGAGACGGTGGTGATACCGGAGTTCGACGTGGTTTGGCTAGTGAAGGAGCTCGATGCCTCTCGTTACGTAGATCCCCTGAGGGGGCAATGCAGAGCAGACGCCGTGGTGAAGGCGCTGTCTCGGAGCGTGAACACGCCAACGGTGTTTATAATGGAGTGCGACGGCTACTACCCCGGGCTGAACTTCGTCTTTGGTCTCGCCGTGCCGCACCTCAAAACTGCGGTGGTCTTCACCGCAAGGCTTAGAGGCCCCCAGTTCCGTGAGAGGCTCGTGAAGGAGATCACCCACGAGGCGGGCCATCTATACGGCCTTGGCCACTGTGGCGACCCCAGTTGTGTTATGTACTTCAGCAATTCCATATACGACACGGATAGGAAGAGCGCCTTTTTCTGTGAGAGGTGCCGCCGGCGGCTCTACGCCTTTTTCAGGTAG
- a CDS encoding 3-isopropylmalate dehydratase small subunit: MKVRGRALIYGDKIDTDVIIPAKYLVYTDPAVLGQHAMEPLDPDFPKKAKGAILVAGRAFGMGSSREQAALALKGAGVLAVVAESFARIFFRNAVNVGLPVLQVPGVRQKVTEGEEIEVDIEAGTVTKVATGEVIVGKPLRGLPLEILKAGGLLNYLKKA; this comes from the coding sequence ATGAAGGTGAGAGGACGGGCATTGATATACGGAGACAAAATAGACACCGATGTCATAATCCCAGCCAAGTACCTAGTATACACAGATCCCGCGGTACTGGGACAACACGCCATGGAGCCCCTCGACCCCGACTTCCCCAAGAAGGCAAAGGGGGCTATCCTAGTCGCTGGGCGGGCCTTCGGCATGGGATCGTCAAGAGAGCAGGCGGCTCTCGCGCTTAAAGGCGCCGGCGTCTTGGCGGTAGTGGCCGAGAGCTTTGCCAGGATCTTCTTCAGAAACGCCGTCAACGTTGGGCTTCCCGTGCTACAAGTACCCGGCGTCAGGCAGAAGGTGACAGAAGGCGAGGAAATAGAGGTGGACATAGAAGCTGGCACTGTGACTAAGGTGGCCACTGGCGAGGTAATTGTTGGCAAGCCGCTGAGGGGGCTACCCCTGGAAATACTAAAGGCCGGTGGTCTTCTCAACTACCTGAAAAAGGCGTAG
- a CDS encoding homocitrate synthase family protein produces MKLSAYGFGARTIRIFDTTLRDGEQMPGVALSPSEKLQIALALDEAGVDMIEAGFAAVSKDEQMAIRQISKEVATAKVVSLARMAKSDVDAALDADVDMIHLFIATSDIHLKYKLGITREEAIRRIEEVVSYAKSHGVDILFSAEDATRSDLDFLVEAYKTAISAGADEINVPDTVGVMTPSRMVYLIGYLKQRLPPVPMHVHCHDDFGMAVANTVTAIENGADVAQVVVNNFGERAGNAALEEVVAAVHYLLGYKTNIKLEKLYELSQLVSKLFGIPVPPNKAVVGENAFSHEAGIHVHGVLNNPFTYEPMRPEDVGNRRRIVLGKHSGRHAVVWALKNIGVEPTDDLVDYVLNAVKELAVRKVKVDESVLRQVVNDYRRGVFVPYAV; encoded by the coding sequence TTGAAGTTGTCCGCCTATGGCTTCGGGGCTCGTACAATAAGGATATTCGACACAACTCTCAGAGACGGCGAGCAGATGCCCGGCGTCGCCTTGTCACCTTCTGAAAAGTTGCAAATCGCCCTAGCTCTAGACGAGGCAGGTGTAGACATGATAGAGGCGGGTTTTGCCGCGGTCTCAAAAGACGAACAGATGGCCATTAGGCAGATCTCTAAAGAAGTGGCGACAGCCAAGGTGGTTAGCCTTGCCCGCATGGCGAAATCTGACGTCGACGCGGCTCTCGATGCCGATGTGGATATGATCCACTTGTTCATTGCCACGTCTGATATACACCTGAAGTATAAGCTTGGCATTACGAGGGAGGAGGCCATTAGGCGGATAGAGGAGGTGGTCTCATACGCCAAATCGCACGGGGTCGACATATTGTTCAGTGCAGAAGACGCCACAAGGAGCGACCTAGATTTCCTGGTGGAGGCTTATAAGACAGCTATCAGCGCCGGCGCCGACGAGATCAACGTCCCAGACACGGTGGGTGTGATGACCCCTAGCCGGATGGTCTATCTTATAGGCTACCTAAAGCAGAGGCTCCCCCCGGTGCCTATGCACGTCCACTGCCACGACGACTTCGGCATGGCTGTGGCCAATACAGTAACCGCCATAGAAAACGGCGCCGACGTGGCGCAGGTGGTTGTTAACAACTTCGGCGAGAGGGCCGGCAACGCGGCGCTGGAAGAGGTAGTAGCCGCAGTGCACTACCTGCTTGGCTACAAGACAAATATCAAGTTGGAGAAACTCTACGAGCTGTCGCAGTTAGTGTCTAAACTATTCGGCATCCCCGTGCCGCCGAATAAGGCGGTGGTGGGGGAAAACGCCTTCAGCCACGAGGCCGGCATCCACGTACACGGCGTTTTGAACAACCCATTCACCTACGAGCCTATGAGGCCTGAAGACGTGGGCAATCGGCGCAGGATAGTCCTCGGAAAGCATTCGGGGAGACACGCGGTGGTGTGGGCTTTGAAGAACATAGGCGTCGAGCCCACAGACGACTTGGTGGACTACGTCTTAAACGCCGTGAAGGAGCTGGCTGTGAGGAAAGTAAAGGTGGACGAGTCTGTTCTTAGGCAAGTCGTAAATGATTATAGGAGGGGGGTATTTGTACCCTATGCCGTATAA
- a CDS encoding isocitrate/isopropylmalate dehydrogenase family protein, which translates to MPYKVLVIPGDGVGPEVVEAALYVIKAAASKYGVDLEIKTAEAGDAALRKYGTAMPPEALKLADEADVIFKGPIGESAYDVTSLIRMRYLLYANIRPVKNLPGVPAVKEIDCIFVRENVEDVYVGAEYRVGDVAIALKVITEKGTRRVARVARKYAEMRGRRVTIIHKANVLRVVDAFFRDVAMEELRGLEVDQMYVDAAAMELVRNPKRFDVVLTTNQYGDILTDLAAQVAGGIGLAPSGNIGDSKAMFEPVHGAAFDIAGKGIANPIATILSAAMMFEWMGRKDVANAIIVAVEKSIEKGIKTPDIGGDKSTIEVGKFIASII; encoded by the coding sequence ATGCCGTATAAGGTTTTGGTAATACCGGGGGACGGCGTGGGGCCAGAAGTGGTGGAGGCGGCGCTGTATGTGATAAAAGCCGCGGCGTCTAAATACGGCGTGGATCTGGAAATTAAAACCGCAGAGGCCGGCGACGCGGCTTTGAGGAAATATGGCACCGCCATGCCTCCAGAGGCGTTGAAGCTTGCCGACGAGGCCGACGTGATTTTCAAGGGCCCCATAGGGGAGTCGGCATACGACGTGACGTCGCTGATAAGGATGAGATATCTCCTATACGCAAATATCCGGCCGGTGAAAAATCTGCCAGGTGTGCCAGCGGTGAAAGAGATAGACTGCATATTTGTCAGAGAAAACGTTGAAGACGTGTACGTGGGCGCCGAGTACAGAGTCGGCGACGTGGCCATCGCGCTTAAGGTAATCACCGAGAAGGGCACGAGGAGGGTGGCGAGGGTGGCCAGGAAATACGCAGAGATGAGAGGGAGAAGGGTCACAATTATCCACAAGGCGAATGTGCTGAGAGTTGTCGACGCCTTTTTCAGAGATGTAGCGATGGAAGAGCTAAGGGGGCTTGAAGTGGATCAGATGTACGTAGACGCGGCGGCTATGGAGCTTGTGAGAAACCCCAAGAGATTCGATGTGGTGCTCACCACAAACCAATACGGCGACATCCTCACAGACCTCGCAGCGCAGGTGGCGGGGGGCATCGGCCTAGCCCCAAGCGGCAATATCGGCGACTCCAAGGCCATGTTTGAGCCCGTCCACGGGGCCGCGTTCGACATAGCCGGGAAGGGAATCGCCAACCCTATAGCCACTATACTATCTGCCGCAATGATGTTCGAGTGGATGGGCAGAAAAGACGTCGCCAACGCTATAATAGTTGCGGTGGAAAAAAGCATTGAGAAGGGCATAAAGACGCCAGATATAGGTGGAGATAAGTCAACAATAGAGGTAGGCAAATTCATAGCATCAATTATATAG
- a CDS encoding Glu/Leu/Phe/Val family dehydrogenase, translating into MKFGLHIMASEHGFLTHVLGNLRRGVELGGFPEDFYKVISRPKRVLQVSIPVKMDNGQIEVFEGYRVQHCDALGPFKGGIRFHPEVTLADDIALAMLMTLKNSLAGLPYGGAKGAVRVDPKKLSARELEELSRGYARAIAPLIGDVVDIPAPDVGTNAQIMAWMTDEYSKIKGHNTPGVFTSKPPELWGNPVREYATGLGVAVTTREMAKRLWGEIEGKTVAIHGAGNTGAWAAYWLGRMGAKIVAISDSKGSVINAKGIPAEDILGVYKEKSVNPQVSVTMLEGNKGSPDAPLYQDVDVLIPATIENVIRGDNVGLVKARLVVEGANGPTTPEAERELYKRGVVVVPDILANAGGVVMSYLEWVENLQWYFWDEEETRKRLEAIMVNNVAKVYHRWQKEKEWTMRDAAIVTALERIYKAMKTRGWI; encoded by the coding sequence ATGAAATTCGGCCTCCACATAATGGCAAGCGAGCACGGCTTCCTCACGCACGTACTGGGAAACCTGAGGAGGGGGGTTGAGCTCGGCGGATTTCCAGAAGACTTCTACAAGGTAATATCAAGGCCAAAGAGAGTGTTGCAAGTCTCAATACCAGTAAAAATGGACAACGGCCAGATTGAGGTCTTCGAGGGTTATCGTGTTCAGCATTGTGATGCTTTGGGGCCTTTTAAGGGTGGTATCCGTTTTCATCCGGAGGTTACTCTTGCTGATGATATTGCTCTTGCCATGTTGATGACGCTTAAGAATAGCCTCGCCGGCCTCCCATACGGCGGCGCTAAAGGCGCCGTCCGCGTCGACCCAAAAAAACTATCGGCAAGAGAGCTTGAAGAGCTCTCCAGAGGCTACGCCAGAGCCATTGCGCCTTTAATAGGCGACGTCGTGGACATACCAGCCCCAGACGTAGGCACCAACGCCCAGATAATGGCGTGGATGACAGACGAATACTCCAAAATAAAAGGCCACAACACCCCCGGCGTATTCACCTCCAAACCACCAGAACTCTGGGGAAACCCAGTAAGAGAATACGCCACCGGCCTCGGAGTAGCAGTAACCACAAGAGAAATGGCCAAAAGACTCTGGGGAGAAATAGAAGGAAAAACCGTGGCGATACACGGAGCTGGGAACACCGGGGCGTGGGCCGCCTACTGGCTTGGAAGAATGGGCGCCAAGATAGTGGCTATATCAGATTCCAAAGGCTCTGTAATAAACGCCAAGGGGATCCCCGCTGAGGATATCTTAGGAGTTTACAAGGAGAAGTCCGTAAACCCCCAGGTCTCCGTCACTATGCTTGAGGGCAACAAGGGGTCTCCAGATGCCCCGTTGTATCAAGACGTTGATGTTCTTATTCCTGCTACTATTGAGAATGTGATTCGGGGGGATAATGTCGGTTTGGTTAAGGCTAGGCTGGTGGTGGAGGGTGCTAATGGGCCTACTACTCCGGAGGCTGAGAGGGAGCTTTACAAGAGGGGTGTGGTGGTGGTGCCCGACATCTTGGCCAACGCCGGCGGCGTCGTCATGTCGTACTTGGAGTGGGTGGAAAACCTCCAGTGGTATTTCTGGGATGAGGAGGAGACTAGAAAAAGACTAGAAGCCATAATGGTAAACAACGTGGCGAAGGTATACCACCGGTGGCAAAAAGAAAAAGAATGGACCATGAGAGACGCCGCCATAGTCACAGCCCTAGAAAGAATATACAAAGCAATGAAAACAAGAGGATGGATCTAA
- a CDS encoding putative metallopeptidase: MGYIRLIDLETELRDAIAKYGLAHFSSVHIAVVYNANSRSRAVARIWGLSKIFQETFGLKPMYVIELLRGFEDLTCSNRVKVIAHELAHIPTTASGAVRPHNRAFWRDYRLYSRLFTCGDFPSLKK; this comes from the coding sequence GTGGGCTACATCAGGCTGATAGACCTAGAAACTGAGCTGAGAGACGCCATTGCCAAGTACGGCCTCGCCCATTTTTCATCGGTTCACATCGCTGTTGTGTACAATGCTAATTCCAGGTCGAGAGCCGTGGCCAGGATTTGGGGACTTAGCAAAATTTTCCAAGAAACTTTCGGCCTCAAGCCTATGTATGTCATAGAACTGCTGAGGGGGTTTGAAGATCTTACGTGTAGTAATAGAGTTAAGGTCATAGCCCACGAACTGGCGCACATTCCAACAACTGCCAGCGGCGCCGTGAGGCCACACAACAGAGCTTTCTGGCGGGATTACAGGCTCTACTCGAGACTTTTCACATGCGGCGACTTCCCCTCACTTAAGAAGTAG
- a CDS encoding amino acid ABC transporter permease: MALENYFDALLSVVGGIPTTMALALLSFAIGMGLGSILLLVRFFLPKPLSWFASAYVEAFRGTPLLVQIFIIYFGVGGFLKDYGINIDPFTAGVIALGLNSAAYQAEIFRSAVQAIPVEQYLTAEAYAFGKTQTFRYIILPQALRIALPALMNEMVLLIKDSSLVSVIGVTPPDIFRRADYYASRHFTYFEAYLAAATI, from the coding sequence ATGGCGCTGGAGAACTATTTCGACGCGCTTCTCAGTGTTGTCGGTGGTATTCCCACCACAATGGCGTTGGCTTTGTTGTCCTTCGCCATAGGCATGGGTCTAGGGTCGATTCTCCTCCTTGTAAGATTCTTTCTCCCCAAACCCCTCTCTTGGTTCGCCTCTGCGTACGTAGAGGCCTTCCGCGGAACTCCTCTACTTGTGCAAATATTCATCATATACTTCGGAGTTGGGGGATTCCTCAAGGACTACGGCATAAATATAGACCCATTTACCGCCGGCGTCATCGCGCTGGGCCTAAACAGCGCTGCGTATCAGGCCGAGATATTCCGCTCGGCGGTGCAAGCAATTCCGGTCGAGCAGTATCTAACAGCCGAGGCCTACGCGTTTGGAAAGACGCAGACATTTCGCTACATAATACTGCCCCAGGCCCTGAGGATCGCGTTGCCTGCTTTGATGAACGAGATGGTTCTGCTGATTAAAGACTCGTCGCTTGTCTCCGTCATAGGGGTGACCCCTCCTGACATCTTTAGACGGGCTGACTACTACGCATCGCGCCACTTTACATACTTTGAGGCATATCTAGCCGCAGCCACTATATAA
- a CDS encoding amino acid ABC transporter ATP-binding protein gives MSAVVTVRGLNVAYGTLEVVKGVDLDVAQGEKVVIMGPSGSGKSTFLRSLIWLVRPKSGKIVIDGIEVAQQTLMDVRKRVGFVFQHYNLFPHLKVIDNIVLPLVKVHGLLRGEAVQRAREALQLVGLADKERAYPLQLSGGQQQRAAIARAIAIRPKVLMLDEPTSALDPELVEEVLRVLEDIARRGTTMLIVTHEIDFALDVADRVVFFEGGKIVEEGPPDILYNPKTDRFRQFLRRLHRRTS, from the coding sequence GTGTCGGCCGTAGTGACAGTCAGGGGGCTAAATGTCGCCTACGGCACATTAGAAGTGGTAAAGGGCGTGGACCTAGATGTGGCGCAGGGAGAGAAGGTGGTGATAATGGGCCCCTCCGGCTCTGGCAAATCCACCTTTCTAAGATCGCTGATTTGGCTGGTAAGGCCAAAAAGTGGCAAAATTGTAATAGACGGCATAGAGGTCGCCCAGCAGACGCTTATGGACGTGAGGAAGCGCGTCGGCTTCGTCTTCCAGCACTACAACCTATTCCCGCACCTAAAAGTTATAGACAACATAGTGCTACCCCTAGTAAAGGTCCACGGCCTGCTGCGGGGAGAGGCTGTGCAAAGAGCAAGAGAGGCTCTTCAATTGGTGGGACTCGCCGACAAGGAGAGGGCATACCCACTCCAGCTCTCAGGTGGCCAACAACAAAGAGCGGCCATAGCCAGGGCCATCGCCATAAGGCCAAAGGTGTTGATGCTAGACGAACCGACAAGCGCCCTAGACCCTGAGCTCGTTGAGGAGGTGCTCCGCGTTTTAGAAGACATCGCCCGCCGCGGCACCACCATGCTGATCGTCACGCATGAGATAGACTTCGCCCTTGACGTCGCGGACAGAGTCGTCTTTTTTGAAGGCGGCAAGATAGTCGAAGAGGGGCCTCCCGACATTTTGTACAACCCCAAGACAGACAGATTTAGGCAGTTCCTAAGGCGGCTACACAGAAGAACTTCTTGA
- a CDS encoding molybdopterin-dependent oxidoreductase, which yields MGLLACTRDCYDTCIFHVVRDGEIRLVPISDFPTLGFTCARGMADVRRLNSPRRIKTPLLRGERQVVEASWGRALGELAARIKEADPQRVIHIDYDGNQGLLTWYYPARLFNALGTASTDYSICSAEGHEAIKLHWGRSYGAMPEELGRRPVVFWALDASTSFIHGWALAKRGRNPTAAVDVVWTRTMKAVDLPVLVRPGTDVVLALGVAREIIERGAYDREFVEKYTYGFHLFREYVQKFTPQYVEDEAGVPRDIFYKLVDIYLRRPVTVIGFAIGRTENGGDAARAISLIHALLGDPAGFYYSNSGAWGIDFAYLRGLHVAKPSRVVPMGVVGGVIEEFRVVYVWNANPVLTLPQGDRIAKAAERGDITLAVHAPLLDETAEAAHIVLPAPLYLEKDDVIYSYWHNYLVYNAAVAEPPGDARRETWVVKKLAELLGVGDHPLLREDPWDAVDIAIRGTGVTLKELRERQLVKLKAPDYYKFPTATGKVEFYSATAERRGLPPLPQYAPPRRGYVLTFPPHTLYTNSQFRDVYGEPEPAVLVNPSDYVGDCIVLYNEAGEVRVRARPSPEVPRGVVAYLGIGKDLRGEPINKIARGEPGPYGGTPKLYTTYVQMRPC from the coding sequence ATGGGACTTCTAGCCTGCACCCGGGACTGCTACGACACGTGCATTTTCCACGTGGTGAGAGATGGGGAGATACGCCTAGTCCCAATCAGCGATTTTCCCACTCTAGGCTTCACCTGCGCCCGGGGCATGGCAGATGTGCGGAGGCTAAACTCGCCGAGGAGGATAAAGACGCCGTTGCTCAGAGGAGAGCGGCAAGTCGTGGAGGCGAGCTGGGGCCGCGCCCTTGGGGAGCTGGCGGCGAGGATCAAGGAGGCGGACCCCCAACGCGTAATACACATAGACTACGACGGCAACCAAGGCCTCCTCACCTGGTACTACCCCGCAAGGCTCTTCAACGCCCTGGGGACAGCCTCTACCGACTACTCCATCTGTAGCGCCGAGGGGCACGAGGCTATAAAGCTACACTGGGGCCGCTCCTACGGCGCCATGCCGGAGGAGCTGGGGAGGAGGCCCGTGGTGTTCTGGGCGCTTGACGCCTCCACGTCGTTTATCCACGGCTGGGCCCTCGCCAAAAGGGGTAGAAACCCCACTGCCGCCGTAGACGTGGTGTGGACCAGGACCATGAAGGCAGTGGATCTGCCAGTGCTGGTGCGGCCTGGGACAGACGTGGTTTTGGCCCTCGGCGTCGCCAGGGAGATAATTGAGAGGGGGGCCTACGACAGGGAGTTCGTGGAGAAATACACCTACGGCTTCCACCTCTTTAGGGAGTACGTCCAGAAGTTCACTCCTCAGTACGTCGAGGATGAGGCCGGCGTCCCCCGGGATATCTTCTACAAGCTGGTAGACATCTATCTGAGAAGGCCCGTGACGGTTATAGGCTTTGCCATTGGGAGAACCGAGAACGGCGGCGACGCCGCTAGGGCCATATCGCTAATACACGCCCTTCTGGGAGACCCCGCCGGCTTCTACTACTCCAACTCGGGGGCCTGGGGCATCGACTTCGCCTACCTGCGCGGGTTGCACGTGGCTAAGCCGAGCAGGGTAGTCCCTATGGGGGTTGTGGGCGGCGTCATCGAGGAGTTTAGGGTGGTGTACGTCTGGAACGCCAACCCCGTCCTCACGCTCCCCCAGGGAGACAGAATCGCCAAGGCGGCGGAGAGGGGCGACATAACCCTCGCCGTGCATGCCCCGTTGCTGGACGAAACCGCCGAGGCGGCGCACATCGTGTTGCCGGCGCCGCTGTACTTGGAAAAAGACGACGTGATCTACAGCTACTGGCACAACTACCTCGTCTACAACGCCGCAGTGGCTGAGCCCCCCGGGGATGCGAGGAGGGAGACCTGGGTCGTGAAGAAGCTCGCCGAGCTTCTGGGAGTTGGCGACCACCCCCTCTTGCGGGAAGACCCCTGGGACGCCGTGGATATTGCCATAAGGGGAACCGGCGTTACCTTAAAAGAGCTGAGGGAGCGCCAGCTGGTTAAGCTCAAGGCGCCGGACTACTATAAGTTCCCCACGGCTACGGGCAAGGTGGAGTTCTACAGCGCCACGGCGGAGCGCCGAGGCTTGCCGCCGCTTCCCCAGTACGCGCCGCCAAGGAGGGGCTACGTCTTGACCTTCCCGCCCCATACCCTATACACCAATAGCCAGTTTAGAGACGTCTACGGGGAGCCTGAGCCCGCCGTGTTGGTAAACCCAAGCGACTACGTGGGCGACTGCATTGTACTGTACAACGAGGCGGGGGAGGTGAGGGTAAGAGCTAGGCCCAGCCCAGAAGTGCCCCGCGGCGTAGTCGCCTATCTGGGCATCGGCAAGGACCTCCGGGGGGAGCCCATAAACAAGATAGCAAGAGGCGAGCCGGGGCCCTACGGAGGCACCCCCAAGCTCTACACTACCTATGTACAAATGAGACCATGTTAA
- a CDS encoding TatD family hydrolase, protein MFDNHIHCHEFPREELSGYISEYTLVCVSDDLASSRKTLEIEGVVRCLGIHPWQVEKAEPGDLSSAIRLIEKSEVPCIGEVGLDKRFVPHSYAKQAEFFGAFLKLARELDLVVNVHAPDAWEDAVEALRKADVDRALIHWYTGPIHLLEAIRDLGYYISINPAVTIQKKHQEVAKAADRRIVLLESDGPYEYRGMRLAPPAMRDTVKKLAELWDVTEEQVVETVETNAKRLWRR, encoded by the coding sequence GTGTTCGACAACCACATACACTGCCACGAGTTCCCCAGAGAGGAGCTCTCTGGCTATATATCTGAGTACACCCTGGTTTGCGTCTCCGACGACTTGGCGTCGTCTAGAAAGACGCTGGAGATAGAGGGCGTAGTGCGGTGCCTTGGGATACACCCGTGGCAGGTGGAGAAGGCGGAGCCTGGTGATTTGTCCAGCGCTATTCGGCTAATTGAGAAATCCGAGGTCCCGTGCATCGGCGAGGTTGGGCTGGACAAGAGGTTTGTGCCCCACAGCTACGCCAAGCAGGCCGAGTTCTTCGGCGCATTCCTAAAACTGGCCCGGGAGCTGGACCTAGTGGTGAACGTCCACGCGCCGGACGCTTGGGAAGACGCAGTGGAGGCGCTGAGGAAAGCCGACGTTGATAGAGCCCTCATCCACTGGTACACGGGCCCCATCCACCTGCTGGAGGCCATAAGAGATTTGGGGTACTACATCTCCATAAACCCGGCAGTCACAATTCAAAAGAAGCACCAGGAGGTGGCCAAGGCGGCAGACCGGAGGATTGTCCTCCTAGAGAGCGACGGCCCCTACGAGTACAGAGGGATGAGGCTGGCGCCGCCGGCTATGAGAGACACTGTGAAAAAGCTGGCCGAGCTCTGGGACGTCACAGAGGAGCAAGTCGTAGAAACAGTCGAGACAAACGCTAAGAGACTATGGCGAAGGTAG